One Curtobacterium herbarum genomic window carries:
- a CDS encoding DUF6531 domain-containing protein: MTDPHGNEPVEFDDATAEALISALSTTASSVESQSGPRSSYKTTGLAEFRGHFAELFDQNGTTAAIGARDLVSTMRTVSGWVQTMQAAAKRENDRRRRAREFDERQANRNLVERWHDDWFGGEKAPTEQAEPKPTFSDPTVSVGSRQTPNPGSGGGGGGGTSSAKPEDLRSFATGSSQLNADLSGKPGALRGKFEDFAAKCHWGTISSSGLVSGFEKWLSDNDQDVTWANTVADAFAAAGGEGSVSTVSDAALGAALQAAGVSATRSALAFEPPTAYGAQPTTGFSMDPVNTTTGNFVEPETDLTFLPASASLAVTRMYNSLDRRVGLFGPGWASVLETRLLLDDEGASLVEADGRQIRFPRSGAGWDRGVGENRWLAAEDDLLVVRDNTGVRIDFTPAGVWVGQSAGPGTAVHVDRDADDLPVRLRHERGRSVDVEYVGGRVAVLRASDGRRVEYGYDDRLRLVSVTAATGTRRYGWNEDDLVVTVTNAAGVVEADNTYDADRRVVEQRSPHGRRVRFAYLPGRVTAISDDDGSRSNAWIADPKGRLVGVIDSDDQRQSMSYDPHGNLVSSTARDGSVAVHAYDARGRRVRTVTPSGADVTTGYDEHDRVTTVVAESGAVTTFAYQGEDRDPSVITDPLGGRTELTWQDGLLVRAVDPTGVAFTLTHDAHGELASVTNTVGDTTRIERDLLGQVTAVVSPSGARTEYRYDAAGNVVARQDPDGAVWRSEFDPAGRVTAQVDATGARTSIAYGPDGEVASVTDALGRVTSQTHDDQGNTASVTLPDGASWSFAHDALSRLRAVTDPTGARWLREYSVDGALTATVDPTGVRQESSADPSTGVQTLRDAFSTSAVRFDEFGRPVERTSDATGAELVTYDAAGNPVELVDGEGGLTRLERDLAGRVVALTTPTGARSTYEYDACGRPAASVDPLGARTTLAYDAESRVIARTLPTGEVERTEYDAVGRVVTRSTPGSGTTRYRWDTAGRLVSVQDARFGRRRFRHDAAGQVTEVVDGLGGITRYGYDTRGRVVTVTDPTGAVTRRAYDAADRLVAETDPLGRTSTIEYDDAGRPVRQTGRDGRVVVWSYDAAGRRQRLEVDGTLQGEVSHDPVGRRIIVTDHTRGAGRTLDHELQYDRRGLLVRRARGDQAVAWEYDADGLRAARTDPDGTRSEMRRDTAGRLVAVERDGRPAGTFSYDAAGRVVESGSGDLVQHWTYRAGALVAHTATTPDGVSETTVERDDDDRISAISGADGRVTYRHDAAGQLVSALDDDGRGRTWTYDAGGRLVAETVDGVETRHEYDAAGVLLASTTDGERTEYVADGLGRRVRRTTPDGATTEYTWSALGYLGGVVERDAEYRETDRVDLWVDVLGELADAGGAETWWDTAALVPTLVSVAGTSLLELPGGVTLVGDAADTNGWRGARATDAQDPWAVLAAATGLQSELGLPTGVTLSATGGLGVGGLEWLGARVYDPVARGFLSADPLAPVVGAGWAGNPYSYAGNDPLHAIDPLGLRPATDEDLKAYNDARVGNFATAGNWIADHKEAIAAYAAIGVGVALMFVPGGALVTLAMAATSGGLLAGGFSVLKQGPDSGNVNWGEVGRQSLIGFGTGLLGGGVASGMKAAAGASTVVGSTGTGVASTVGRGIMSQTGRAATAASVEGGASNGVDYMTDPALEGKRNVSDFLQTTGAGVVSGAGSSVASSAMQKGLDLNDLLPAGTGRHAAPLSGDHGASSRGFAFANGAVGLGADSVAGAGGSVLNETLKPQGDTGEDLRRDAWNGFLGGGEGPLPVGSRVR, translated from the coding sequence ATGACAGATCCGCACGGCAACGAACCGGTCGAGTTCGACGACGCGACGGCAGAGGCGCTCATCAGCGCACTGTCGACGACCGCGTCGAGCGTCGAGTCGCAGAGCGGGCCCCGTTCCTCCTACAAGACCACGGGCCTGGCGGAGTTCCGCGGGCACTTCGCGGAGCTGTTCGACCAGAACGGCACCACCGCAGCGATCGGTGCACGAGACCTGGTGTCGACGATGCGCACGGTCTCGGGCTGGGTGCAGACGATGCAGGCGGCCGCGAAACGCGAGAACGACCGTCGTCGCCGTGCGCGGGAGTTCGACGAGCGGCAGGCGAACCGGAACCTGGTCGAGCGCTGGCACGACGACTGGTTCGGGGGCGAGAAGGCACCGACCGAGCAGGCCGAGCCGAAGCCGACCTTCAGCGACCCGACCGTCTCGGTCGGCAGCCGGCAGACCCCGAACCCGGGTTCCGGCGGCGGGGGCGGTGGCGGGACCTCGTCCGCGAAGCCCGAGGACCTCCGCTCCTTCGCGACCGGTTCGTCCCAGCTGAACGCCGACCTGTCCGGCAAGCCCGGCGCACTGCGGGGCAAGTTCGAGGACTTCGCCGCGAAGTGTCACTGGGGCACGATCAGCTCGTCCGGACTCGTCAGCGGGTTCGAGAAGTGGCTCAGCGACAACGACCAGGACGTCACGTGGGCGAACACCGTCGCGGACGCCTTCGCCGCCGCGGGTGGCGAGGGATCGGTGTCCACCGTCTCGGATGCCGCGCTGGGTGCCGCACTGCAGGCCGCAGGTGTCTCGGCGACCCGGTCCGCGCTCGCGTTCGAGCCGCCGACGGCGTACGGCGCGCAGCCCACGACGGGCTTCTCGATGGACCCGGTCAACACCACGACCGGCAACTTCGTCGAGCCGGAGACGGACCTGACCTTCCTGCCCGCATCGGCCAGCCTCGCGGTCACGCGGATGTACAACTCGCTCGACCGGCGGGTCGGTCTGTTCGGTCCCGGCTGGGCGTCCGTCCTCGAGACCCGACTGCTGCTCGACGACGAGGGCGCGTCCCTGGTCGAGGCCGACGGCCGTCAGATCCGGTTCCCCCGCAGCGGCGCGGGTTGGGACCGTGGTGTCGGCGAGAACCGGTGGCTCGCCGCCGAGGACGACCTGCTCGTCGTCCGCGACAACACCGGCGTCCGGATCGACTTCACCCCCGCCGGGGTCTGGGTCGGCCAGAGCGCCGGCCCCGGGACCGCCGTCCACGTCGACCGCGATGCCGACGACCTCCCGGTGCGCCTGCGCCACGAGCGCGGGCGGTCGGTGGACGTCGAGTACGTCGGCGGTCGCGTCGCCGTGCTCCGGGCCTCCGACGGCCGTCGTGTCGAGTACGGCTACGACGACCGGCTCCGTCTGGTCTCGGTGACCGCGGCGACCGGCACCCGGCGGTACGGGTGGAACGAGGACGACCTCGTCGTCACGGTGACGAACGCGGCGGGCGTGGTCGAGGCCGACAACACGTACGACGCGGACCGACGGGTCGTCGAGCAGCGCAGCCCGCACGGGCGCCGTGTCCGCTTCGCCTACCTGCCCGGACGCGTCACGGCGATCTCCGACGACGACGGGTCGCGGTCGAACGCCTGGATCGCGGACCCGAAGGGCCGACTGGTCGGCGTCATCGACTCGGACGACCAGCGCCAGTCGATGTCGTACGACCCGCACGGCAACCTGGTGTCGTCGACGGCCCGCGACGGCTCGGTGGCGGTGCACGCCTACGACGCACGCGGCCGCCGCGTCCGCACGGTGACGCCCTCGGGTGCCGACGTGACCACCGGCTACGACGAGCACGACCGCGTCACCACCGTGGTGGCCGAGTCCGGAGCCGTCACGACGTTCGCGTACCAGGGCGAGGACCGCGACCCCTCGGTGATCACCGACCCGCTCGGCGGCCGGACCGAGCTGACCTGGCAGGACGGCCTGCTCGTCCGCGCGGTCGACCCGACCGGGGTGGCGTTCACCCTGACGCACGACGCCCACGGCGAGCTGGCGTCGGTGACCAACACCGTCGGCGACACGACGCGCATCGAGCGTGACCTCCTCGGGCAGGTCACCGCCGTGGTGAGCCCGTCGGGCGCTCGGACGGAGTACCGGTACGACGCGGCCGGCAACGTCGTCGCGCGGCAGGACCCGGACGGTGCCGTCTGGCGGTCCGAGTTCGACCCGGCCGGACGCGTCACCGCGCAGGTCGACGCGACCGGCGCCCGGACGAGCATCGCGTACGGTCCCGACGGCGAGGTCGCCTCGGTGACGGACGCGCTCGGTCGCGTCACCAGCCAGACCCACGACGACCAGGGGAACACCGCATCGGTGACCCTCCCGGACGGCGCCTCGTGGTCCTTCGCACACGACGCCCTCTCACGCCTGCGTGCGGTCACCGACCCGACCGGCGCACGCTGGCTGCGGGAGTACTCGGTGGACGGCGCGCTGACGGCGACGGTCGACCCGACCGGCGTCCGGCAGGAGTCGAGCGCGGACCCGAGCACCGGCGTCCAGACCCTCCGTGACGCGTTCTCGACGTCGGCCGTGCGGTTCGACGAGTTCGGTCGTCCGGTCGAGCGGACCAGTGACGCCACCGGAGCCGAGCTCGTCACGTACGACGCCGCGGGCAACCCGGTCGAGCTCGTCGACGGCGAGGGCGGCCTGACCCGCCTGGAGCGCGACCTGGCCGGTCGGGTGGTCGCGCTGACGACGCCCACCGGCGCCCGCAGCACCTACGAGTACGACGCGTGTGGCCGTCCGGCCGCCTCGGTCGACCCCCTCGGCGCGCGGACCACCCTGGCGTACGACGCCGAGTCCCGGGTCATCGCGCGGACCCTGCCCACGGGCGAGGTCGAGCGCACCGAGTACGACGCCGTCGGACGAGTGGTCACCCGTTCGACGCCGGGTTCCGGCACGACGCGGTACCGCTGGGACACGGCCGGGAGGCTCGTCTCCGTCCAGGACGCACGCTTCGGCCGTCGTCGGTTCCGTCACGACGCCGCGGGGCAGGTCACCGAGGTCGTCGACGGGCTCGGTGGCATCACCCGCTACGGGTACGACACCCGTGGTCGCGTGGTCACGGTGACCGACCCGACCGGCGCGGTCACCCGCCGCGCGTACGACGCCGCGGACCGTCTGGTCGCCGAGACCGACCCGCTCGGCCGGACGTCGACGATCGAGTACGACGACGCCGGCCGTCCGGTGCGCCAGACCGGCCGCGACGGGCGGGTCGTCGTCTGGTCGTACGACGCGGCCGGCCGACGCCAGCGACTCGAGGTCGACGGCACCCTGCAGGGCGAGGTCTCGCACGACCCCGTCGGTCGCCGGATCATCGTCACCGACCACACCCGTGGCGCGGGCCGGACGCTCGACCACGAACTGCAGTACGACCGCCGCGGGCTGCTCGTCCGTCGCGCGCGCGGCGACCAGGCGGTGGCGTGGGAGTACGACGCCGACGGTCTCCGCGCAGCACGCACCGACCCGGACGGCACCCGCAGCGAGATGCGCCGCGACACCGCCGGCCGACTCGTGGCCGTCGAGCGGGACGGACGCCCGGCCGGGACCTTCTCGTACGACGCCGCCGGTCGGGTGGTCGAGTCGGGTTCGGGCGACCTCGTGCAGCACTGGACGTACCGCGCCGGTGCCCTCGTCGCCCACACCGCCACGACGCCCGACGGCGTGTCCGAGACCACCGTGGAGCGCGACGACGACGACCGCATCTCCGCGATCTCCGGTGCCGACGGACGCGTGACCTACCGGCACGATGCCGCCGGTCAGCTGGTCAGCGCGCTCGACGACGACGGTCGTGGGCGCACCTGGACGTACGACGCTGGCGGCCGACTCGTCGCCGAGACCGTCGACGGGGTGGAGACCCGCCACGAGTACGACGCCGCCGGCGTCCTCCTGGCGTCGACGACGGACGGCGAGCGGACCGAGTACGTCGCGGACGGCCTCGGACGTCGGGTCCGCCGCACCACGCCGGACGGCGCGACCACGGAGTACACCTGGTCCGCGCTCGGGTACCTGGGCGGAGTCGTCGAACGCGACGCCGAGTACCGCGAGACCGACCGTGTCGACCTCTGGGTGGACGTGCTCGGCGAGCTCGCCGACGCCGGCGGGGCCGAGACGTGGTGGGACACCGCCGCCCTCGTGCCGACGCTCGTCAGCGTCGCCGGGACCTCGCTGCTCGAACTCCCGGGCGGGGTCACCCTGGTCGGGGACGCCGCCGACACGAACGGCTGGCGCGGTGCCCGCGCGACCGATGCGCAGGACCCGTGGGCGGTGCTGGCGGCTGCCACGGGCCTCCAGTCCGAACTGGGTCTGCCGACCGGCGTGACGCTGTCCGCCACCGGCGGCCTCGGTGTCGGCGGTCTCGAGTGGCTCGGTGCCCGCGTCTACGACCCGGTCGCGCGGGGCTTCCTCTCGGCCGACCCGCTTGCGCCCGTCGTGGGCGCCGGCTGGGCCGGCAACCCGTACTCGTACGCGGGCAACGACCCGCTGCACGCGATCGACCCGCTGGGACTGCGCCCGGCGACGGACGAGGACCTCAAGGCGTACAACGACGCCCGGGTCGGCAACTTCGCCACGGCGGGGAACTGGATCGCCGACCACAAGGAGGCGATCGCCGCCTACGCCGCGATCGGAGTCGGGGTCGCCCTGATGTTCGTGCCCGGGGGCGCGCTCGTCACCCTGGCGATGGCCGCGACGTCCGGTGGTCTGCTCGCGGGTGGCTTCTCGGTCCTGAAGCAGGGGCCGGACAGCGGCAACGTGAACTGGGGCGAAGTCGGACGGCAGTCGCTCATCGGGTTCGGCACCGGCCTGCTCGGCGGCGGTGTCGCGTCCGGGATGAAGGCCGCGGCCGGCGCCTCGACCGTCGTGGGCAGCACGGGCACCGGTGTGGCGTCGACGGTGGGCCGCGGGATCATGAGCCAGACCGGTCGTGCTGCGACCGCCGCGAGTGTCGAGGGCGGCGCGTCCAACGGCGTCGACTACATGACGGACCCGGCACTCGAAGGCAAGCGCAACGTGTCGGACTTCCTGCAGACCACCGGAGCCGGTGTGGTGAGCGGGGCGGGTAGCAGCGTGGCGTCGTCTGCGATGCAGAAGGGGCTCGACCTCAACGACCTCCTGCCGGCCGGGACCGGACGGCACGCGGCACCGCTGTCCGGCGATCACGGCGCCTCGTCGCGGGGCTTCGCGTTCGCCAATGGTGCCGTCGGTCTCGGTGCGGACAGCGTGGCCGGCGCTGGAGGCTCCGTGCTCAACGAAACGCTGAAGCCGCAGGGCGACACCGGCGAAGACCTCAGGCGCGACGCCTGGAACGGCTTCCTCGGCGGCGGCGAGGGACCGCTGCCCGTCGGGAGCCGTGTTCGCTGA
- a CDS encoding GMC family oxidoreductase: protein MRLEHQRHHGEDEIVDAVVVGTGAGGAPLLASLARAGLRVVALEAGRNTEPGDHLPDEVEAPADINWMEERISGGGAPTAFGPNNSGTGVGGSTLHWGAFTPRPSAHDLHLATESGQGHDWPIDHAELIRYIEQVEHDVGVAGPEHYPWDPSRRYAMRPPGRNASSDMMMRGAAAVGITATDAPVALTTEDRHQEHHGLRHACVSCGSCHQGCRNGAKVSMDTTYLPAAVAFGAEIRPEAFVHGIELDARGQVEAVVYRQGGRDHRQRTRALVLAAGGVETPRLLLHTGLANSSDQVGRNFTAHGATQVWARFDESMRSYRGYPSSIITEDFIRPSDADFAGGYLIQSLGVQPLTFATSLVRGGGLRGAALVQAMRDYPHMAGVGINAECLPYEDNRLVLGDEVDEHGIRKATITFTPGENEDAIGRHAVRTMTAIVEAAGGQDVRVLERTAHTIGTARMGADAGSSVVDAAGRSWDVPNLWVCDNSVFPSAVIANPALTIMALSLRTADRMLRGDAAADRAAGQVVAA from the coding sequence ATGAGGCTCGAACACCAGCGCCACCACGGCGAGGACGAGATCGTGGACGCGGTCGTCGTCGGCACCGGAGCGGGCGGCGCACCGCTGCTCGCGAGCCTGGCGCGCGCGGGCCTCCGCGTCGTCGCGCTCGAGGCCGGCCGCAACACCGAACCGGGCGACCACCTGCCCGACGAGGTCGAGGCACCGGCGGACATCAACTGGATGGAGGAGCGGATCAGCGGCGGCGGCGCCCCGACCGCCTTCGGTCCGAACAACAGCGGCACCGGGGTCGGCGGTTCGACACTGCACTGGGGAGCCTTCACGCCCCGTCCGAGTGCGCACGACCTGCACCTGGCGACGGAGTCCGGGCAGGGGCACGACTGGCCGATCGACCACGCCGAGCTGATCCGCTACATCGAGCAGGTCGAGCACGACGTGGGGGTCGCCGGACCCGAGCACTACCCGTGGGACCCGTCCCGTCGGTACGCGATGCGCCCGCCCGGTCGGAACGCGTCGTCGGACATGATGATGCGGGGCGCCGCGGCGGTCGGCATCACCGCGACCGACGCCCCGGTCGCCCTCACCACCGAGGACCGGCACCAGGAGCACCACGGTCTCCGGCACGCCTGCGTCTCGTGCGGTTCCTGCCACCAGGGCTGCCGCAACGGCGCGAAGGTGTCGATGGACACCACCTACCTGCCCGCCGCCGTCGCGTTCGGTGCGGAGATCCGCCCCGAGGCCTTCGTGCACGGCATCGAGCTCGACGCCCGCGGCCAGGTCGAGGCGGTCGTGTACCGCCAGGGCGGCCGCGACCACCGGCAGCGGACCCGCGCGCTCGTGCTCGCCGCCGGTGGTGTCGAGACCCCACGCCTGCTGCTGCACACCGGACTGGCGAACAGCAGCGACCAGGTCGGTCGGAACTTCACCGCCCACGGCGCCACCCAGGTGTGGGCACGGTTCGACGAGTCGATGCGGTCGTACCGCGGCTACCCCTCGTCGATCATCACCGAGGACTTCATCCGCCCGAGCGACGCGGACTTCGCCGGTGGCTACCTGATCCAGAGCCTGGGCGTGCAGCCGCTGACCTTCGCGACCTCCCTGGTCCGGGGCGGCGGCCTCCGTGGCGCGGCCCTCGTGCAGGCGATGCGCGACTACCCGCACATGGCCGGCGTCGGGATCAACGCCGAGTGCCTGCCGTACGAGGACAACCGGCTCGTGCTCGGTGACGAGGTCGACGAGCACGGCATCCGCAAGGCCACGATCACCTTCACCCCGGGTGAGAACGAGGACGCCATCGGCCGGCACGCGGTGCGCACGATGACGGCCATCGTCGAGGCGGCCGGCGGGCAGGACGTCCGGGTCCTCGAACGGACCGCGCACACCATCGGCACCGCGCGCATGGGTGCCGACGCCGGCAGTTCGGTCGTCGACGCCGCGGGTCGCTCGTGGGACGTCCCGAACCTGTGGGTCTGCGACAACTCGGTGTTCCCGAGTGCGGTCATCGCCAACCCGGCCCTGACGATCATGGCGCTGTCCCTGCGGACGGCCGACCGCATGCTCCGCGGGGACGCGGCGGCAGACCGGGCGGCGGGCCAGGTGGTCGCTGCCTGA
- a CDS encoding AraC family transcriptional regulator, with product MTSMLDAIARRAETTTRGADAVGPVRIEAAGSSSDAVVADVGRLYDGHDWEARTTDHPFAYRYSAVGDSDVTLRRSQIGGTIRGAIPRSADYVVQWITAGYGVPDVTEDRVPLQLDVPMLFPTAREFVFEYQDYDQRLVHMSRRLVHEVADELFHTGQVTDLGIDHLRTLDPAAITQWRSSLAMLSRELKTGGVDTLLWHTLTRGTAAAFLRMYPPTATALPPAVLLPRRTRLRAAVEYVHEHVAEPMSVSDIAEAAGLSVRATQEAFQRHLDQTPMTYLLRARLDRVRRDLLQADASATSVQDIARRWGFAHLGRFSAAYRNEFGEYPRATLRS from the coding sequence ATGACCAGCATGCTCGACGCCATCGCCCGGCGGGCCGAGACCACGACGCGGGGAGCCGATGCGGTCGGACCGGTGCGGATCGAGGCCGCCGGGAGCTCGAGCGACGCGGTCGTCGCCGACGTCGGTCGCCTCTACGACGGACACGACTGGGAGGCCCGGACCACCGACCACCCCTTCGCCTACCGGTACAGCGCGGTCGGCGACAGCGACGTGACGCTCCGCCGCTCCCAGATCGGCGGCACGATCCGCGGGGCGATCCCCCGGTCAGCCGACTACGTCGTGCAGTGGATCACCGCCGGGTACGGGGTCCCCGACGTCACCGAGGACCGGGTGCCGCTGCAGCTCGACGTGCCGATGCTCTTCCCGACCGCCCGCGAGTTCGTCTTCGAGTACCAGGACTACGACCAACGGCTCGTGCACATGTCCCGCCGACTCGTCCACGAGGTCGCCGACGAGCTGTTCCACACCGGACAGGTCACCGACCTCGGCATCGACCACCTGCGCACCCTCGACCCCGCCGCGATCACGCAGTGGCGGAGCAGCCTGGCCATGCTGTCCCGGGAGCTGAAGACGGGCGGCGTCGACACCCTGCTCTGGCACACCCTGACGCGCGGGACCGCGGCCGCGTTCCTCCGGATGTACCCGCCGACCGCGACGGCCCTGCCGCCCGCCGTGCTGCTGCCCCGACGGACCCGGTTGCGCGCCGCCGTCGAGTACGTCCACGAACACGTCGCCGAGCCGATGAGCGTCTCGGACATCGCCGAGGCCGCCGGGCTGAGCGTCCGCGCCACCCAGGAGGCGTTCCAGCGACACCTGGACCAGACCCCGATGACGTACCTGCTGCGGGCTCGGCTGGACCGGGTCCGCCGTGACCTCCTGCAGGCGGACGCCTCGGCGACGTCCGTGCAGGACATCGCACGGCGCTGGGGCTTCGCGCACCTCGGCCGGTTCTCGGCGGCGTACCGGAACGAGTTCGGCGAGTACCCGCGGGCGACGCTGCGCAGCTGA
- a CDS encoding DUF427 domain-containing protein, with the protein MTRRSSFHPTPDIPGPGQESVWDYPRPPRVERTDARVVVRLGGQVIADTTGAVRVLETSHPPVYYLPIADFVPDALVPTSGSSMCEFKGSASYFDVHGGDQVVGRGAWTYRTPWEGYGELRDLVAVYPSQMDSCEIAGERVRAQAGDFYGGWITADIVGPFKGEPGTLGW; encoded by the coding sequence ATGACCCGACGCAGCTCCTTCCACCCCACCCCCGACATCCCCGGACCCGGTCAGGAGTCCGTGTGGGACTACCCGCGCCCGCCGCGGGTCGAGCGGACCGACGCCCGCGTCGTCGTCCGGCTCGGCGGTCAGGTCATCGCCGACACGACCGGGGCGGTCCGGGTGCTCGAGACCAGTCACCCGCCGGTCTACTACCTGCCGATCGCGGACTTCGTGCCCGACGCCCTCGTCCCCACCAGCGGGTCGAGCATGTGCGAGTTCAAGGGCAGTGCCTCGTACTTCGACGTGCACGGCGGCGACCAGGTCGTCGGGCGCGGCGCCTGGACCTACCGGACGCCGTGGGAGGGCTACGGCGAACTGCGCGACCTGGTGGCCGTGTACCCGTCGCAGATGGACTCGTGCGAGATCGCCGGCGAACGGGTCCGCGCGCAGGCCGGTGACTTCTACGGCGGCTGGATCACCGCGGACATCGTCGGTCCGTTCAAGGGCGAGCCGGGGACGCTCGGGTGGTGA
- a CDS encoding MBL fold metallo-hydrolase: MELTKHTHATVVLRDGDRSVLLDPGAYTSASADLVAAADAVLVTHDHPDHFDAEVLSAALDAQPDLRVWAPASVVDALGAHDGRVVAVSPGDTVTAGGFEVRVFGGDHAVIHADLPPMTNVGFLVDGRVFHPGDAYSAPGVPVETLLVPTSGPWAKLGELVDFVRAVQPERAVQIHDLMLSDAGKGSFAQFAGQLTGIDLVTLADGETITI, translated from the coding sequence ATGGAACTCACCAAGCACACCCACGCCACCGTGGTCCTCCGCGACGGCGACCGCAGCGTCCTCCTCGACCCGGGTGCCTACACGTCGGCGTCCGCTGACCTCGTCGCCGCAGCCGATGCCGTGCTCGTCACCCACGACCACCCCGACCACTTCGATGCCGAGGTCCTCAGCGCAGCCCTCGACGCGCAGCCCGACCTCCGCGTCTGGGCGCCGGCCTCCGTCGTGGACGCGCTCGGTGCGCACGACGGCCGTGTGGTCGCCGTCTCCCCCGGTGACACGGTCACGGCCGGCGGCTTCGAGGTCCGCGTGTTCGGCGGCGACCACGCGGTCATCCACGCCGACCTGCCGCCGATGACGAACGTCGGCTTCCTGGTGGACGGCCGCGTGTTCCACCCGGGCGACGCGTACTCGGCGCCGGGCGTGCCGGTGGAGACGCTGCTCGTGCCGACCTCCGGCCCGTGGGCGAAGCTCGGCGAGCTCGTCGACTTCGTCCGCGCCGTGCAGCCGGAGCGTGCCGTGCAGATCCACGACCTCATGCTCAGTGACGCCGGCAAGGGCTCGTTCGCACAGTTCGCGGGGCAGCTCACCGGCATCGACCTGGTGACCCTGGCCGACGGCGAGACGATCACGATCTGA
- a CDS encoding TerD family protein: MFGIGKKNKQDEVAAAPAAPAAPAAPATGPVTDLGVATGRISLEKRQTVSLRKTQKTTVTISWPNSTDYDVYALVRYRDGHVETVSQFGTKTDRAFTPRTADGAVVHLGDQRRGARGATTMADEVVEITLTPEIDRIVPVVYSAQSNGTGSFRRYQVGMTIDNGAGDVVEIAARDADSNDKVYSCVPGVITNGEQVHVEKVELYSAPKSERRPVVNADGSVTMDAGPVNAYK, translated from the coding sequence ATGTTCGGGATCGGCAAGAAGAACAAGCAGGACGAGGTCGCAGCGGCACCTGCGGCACCTGCGGCACCGGCCGCGCCGGCGACCGGCCCGGTCACGGACCTCGGCGTCGCCACCGGACGCATCAGCCTCGAGAAGCGTCAGACCGTCAGCCTCCGGAAGACCCAGAAGACGACGGTCACGATCTCCTGGCCGAACAGCACCGACTACGACGTGTACGCCCTGGTCCGCTACCGGGACGGGCACGTCGAGACGGTGTCGCAGTTCGGCACGAAGACCGACCGGGCGTTCACACCGCGGACCGCCGACGGCGCCGTGGTGCACCTCGGCGACCAGCGACGCGGTGCCCGGGGCGCGACGACGATGGCGGACGAGGTCGTCGAGATCACCCTGACGCCGGAGATCGACCGCATCGTGCCGGTGGTCTACTCGGCGCAGTCGAACGGCACCGGGTCGTTCCGCCGGTACCAGGTCGGCATGACGATCGACAACGGCGCAGGCGACGTCGTCGAGATCGCGGCTCGCGACGCCGACAGCAACGACAAGGTCTACTCGTGCGTGCCCGGCGTCATCACGAACGGCGAGCAGGTGCACGTCGAGAAGGTCGAGCTGTACTCGGCGCCGAAGTCCGAGCGGCGGCCCGTGGTGAACGCCGACGGGTCCGTGACGATGGACGCCGGGCCGGTCAACGCCTACAAGTAG
- a CDS encoding MarR family winged helix-turn-helix transcriptional regulator, giving the protein MALRDFTLDDANALRRAIGDSTRAVRRTETTPEGQVETLGFLARDGAQSIAALARLRRVRHQSMRVTVADLEAQGLVERSPDPTDARGVLVALTDAGRQTVEDLRLRRSARVLDAAERALTPGERSTLAHAADALVKLTAALEADGR; this is encoded by the coding sequence ATGGCCCTGCGCGACTTCACGCTCGACGACGCGAACGCGCTGCGCCGCGCGATCGGCGACAGCACCCGTGCCGTCCGCCGCACCGAGACCACACCCGAGGGCCAGGTCGAGACCCTCGGCTTCCTGGCCCGTGACGGCGCCCAGAGCATCGCCGCGCTGGCACGACTCCGTCGCGTGCGGCACCAGTCGATGCGGGTGACGGTCGCCGACCTCGAGGCGCAGGGGCTCGTCGAGCGCAGCCCCGACCCCACCGACGCCCGGGGTGTCCTCGTCGCGTTGACCGACGCCGGTCGCCAGACCGTCGAGGACCTCCGCCTCCGCCGCTCGGCCCGTGTCCTCGACGCCGCCGAGCGTGCCCTCACACCCGGAGAGCGCTCCACCCTCGCGCACGCGGCGGACGCGCTCGTCAAGCTCACCGCCGCGCTGGAGGCCGACGGCCGCTGA